The proteins below come from a single Lodderomyces elongisporus chromosome 3, complete sequence genomic window:
- the GSH2 gene encoding Glutathione synthetase — translation MAPKQFPELNKIQEEQLKASLQQWSLSNGLVMYPPNFDSFQVNVAPITLFPTPIPRHCFDDAVAVQKIFNELYINVVAKETKWLVEILTDLARFDPEFTGRLFKIYQESIADGVLQPLSLGIFRSDYMVDATLDKIKQIEFNTVSVSFGGLSTKIGELHQFLNATGLYDNKYNYKYYEDDEIKASPSVDEIADGLADGNYYYNEEKNSTGTIVLVVVQPNERNSFDQKLVEYSLFQRHKIRSYRVTLEDIESEITVSGDGKLYVKETMDEISVVYYRSGYGPGDYDVNSEKTWQGRLILEKSRAIKCPSILTQLSGSKKVQQLLTDKKVINKLLPSISSSELELLLSTFVDILPLDDDDSEEGASLAKKLAFEEPQNYVLKPQREGGGNNIYKSEIPKFLNKLKKEEWGAYILMKLINPQTYKNKIIRNNDIYHEDIISELGIFGTTVFNEETGEIKTNKNAGWLLRSKFETSNEGGVAAGFGCVDNVYLY, via the coding sequence ATGGCCCCAAAACAGTTTCCCGAGCTTAACAAGATCCAGGAAGAGCAATTGAAGGCCAGTCTCCAGCAATGGTCTCTCTCCAATGGCTTGGTGATGTATCCTCCCAACTTTGACTCTTTTCAAGTAAATGTGGCTCCAATTACGCTATTCCCCACACCAATCCCTAGACATTGCTTTGACGATGCAGTTGCAGTACAAAAAATATTCAATGAGCTCTATATAAACGTGGTTGCAAAGGAAACAAAGTGGCTTGTCGAGATTCTTACTGACTTGGCACGCTTCGATCCCGAATTCACTGGCAGATTGTTCAAGATCTACCAAGAACTGATAGCCGATGGTGTATTACAACCATTATCGTTGGGTATTTTCAGGTCCGACTATATGGTGGATGCAACGCTTGACAAGATTAAGCAGATCGAGTTCAACACAGTGAGTGTCTCATTTGGTGGATTGtcaacaaaaattggaGAGCTTCATCAATTCTTGAATGCTACAGGACTCTATGATAACAAGTACAACTACAAATACTACGAAGACGACGAGATAAAAGCTTCTCCTTCAGTGGACGAAATTGCTGACGGATTAGCAGATGGAAATTACTACTACaatgaagagaaaaacaGCACTGGTACCATAGTCTTGGTTGTTGTGCAGCCAAATGAACGCAATAGTTTTGACCAGAAATTGGTGGagtattctctttttcaaaggCACAAAATTCGGTCGTATAGGGTGACATTGGAGGATATTGAATCCGAAATCACGGTGAGCGGGGATGGCAAATTGTATGTGAAGGAGACAATGGATGAGATATCTGTTGTGTATTATAGGTCAGGGTATGGTCCTGGTGACTATGACGTTAATTCTGAAAAGACATGGCAAGGACGGttgattttggaaaagtcTAGGGCCATCAAGTGCCCTTCAATCTTGACACAATTATCCGGTTCAAAGAAAGTACAACAATTGTTGACAGACAAGAAAGTTATCAACAAACTATTACCAAGTATATCTAGCTCTGAGCTTGAGTTATTGCTTTCGACTTTTGTGGACATCCTCCCActcgatgatgatgattcaGAAGAAGGTGCTTCTTTAGCCAAGAAATTGGCATTTGAGGAGCCGCAGAATTACGTTTTAAAGCCGCAGCGAGAAGGCGGTGGTAACAACATTTATAAGTCTGAAATACCTAAATTtttaaacaaattgaagaaagaagagtgGGGCGCCTACATCTTGATGAAGTTGATTAACCCGCAAACttacaagaacaagatCATTAGAAACAATGATATATACCACGAAGATATCATATCGGAGCTAGGTATATTCGGTACCACAGTGTTCAATGAAGAAACCGGAGAGATTAAAACCAACAAGAATGCTGGCTGGTTATTGCGGTCCAAGTTTGAGACGAGCAACGAAGGAGGTGTTGCAGCCGGGTTTGGATGCGTCGACAatgtttatttatattaG